A portion of the Nitrosopumilus sp. b3 genome contains these proteins:
- a CDS encoding DNA topoisomerase VI subunit B → MSLIKEKFNQISPSEFFYSNRDLAGFSNPTRSLYTAVREFVENALDACDQKGILPDVHLTIKAVDPDKSDPKPYILTVKDNGPGIDPEHIPLAFGTVLYGSKFGLKQARGMFGLGATMAILYGQITTNKPVTVKSSIDGQTQDEFELLLDIQKNKPVIVKHNTKQVSKKGLSVSICLEGDYSKAGNKIRDYVYETSLITPYASITFDDPKGEKFSHPRFVKDIPPPPTIIRPHPHGIDVERIRRMIVESQFEIPNIDDAMIEKVRKDLGLSVKNLSFTSIMDKAKKKWKTLSRQVRVVIALMSFLKMDFEKLNKIKIEDIDMPNKKLFYWDFGDSQSKSVEMDPESQYFKQLTNTVQGEPLTTFLTKRFQRIGPTTALKFAEFSGFKPEKRMGTMTNQELVNLSDSLQKFEDFLAPDPSCLAPLGEGPLEKGIQKFFNPDFAAVVQRPASAYSGFPFIIEMGIAYGGDIKTGGPHVYRYANRIPLLYDEGSDVVLKVVNDTDWGRYKIKGDPPFIIVSHICSTRIPYKTAGKENVADRPEIERELRLGLQYLSRKLAAYMSKRGQADMAKKRANLYAKYIPLIAEFCTELSGKKKEPDYKKVLEIESIDETKKPVEEENKVENK, encoded by the coding sequence ATGTCTTTGATTAAAGAAAAATTCAATCAAATATCGCCTAGTGAGTTCTTTTACAGCAATCGTGATTTGGCTGGATTTAGTAACCCTACACGCTCACTATATACTGCTGTTAGAGAATTTGTTGAAAATGCACTAGATGCCTGTGATCAAAAAGGAATTCTTCCAGATGTTCATTTAACAATAAAGGCAGTTGATCCTGATAAATCAGATCCTAAACCTTACATCTTAACTGTAAAAGATAATGGACCTGGAATAGACCCTGAACACATCCCTCTTGCATTTGGAACCGTATTGTATGGTTCAAAATTTGGATTAAAACAAGCTAGAGGAATGTTTGGATTGGGTGCAACCATGGCAATTTTATATGGACAAATTACAACTAACAAACCTGTTACTGTAAAGAGTTCTATCGATGGACAAACTCAAGATGAATTTGAATTGTTACTTGACATTCAAAAAAATAAACCCGTAATTGTAAAGCATAATACGAAACAAGTATCTAAAAAAGGTCTTTCAGTAAGTATTTGTTTAGAAGGTGATTATTCAAAAGCAGGAAATAAAATTAGAGATTATGTCTATGAGACTTCTTTGATTACTCCATATGCATCAATAACTTTTGATGATCCAAAAGGGGAAAAATTCTCACATCCGCGTTTTGTAAAAGATATTCCTCCACCTCCAACAATCATCCGACCTCATCCACATGGAATTGATGTGGAACGAATTCGAAGAATGATTGTTGAATCGCAATTTGAAATTCCTAACATTGATGACGCAATGATTGAAAAAGTTAGAAAAGATTTGGGTCTATCTGTAAAGAATCTAAGTTTTACCTCAATAATGGATAAAGCAAAGAAAAAATGGAAAACACTTTCACGTCAAGTTAGAGTGGTGATTGCTTTGATGTCATTTTTAAAAATGGATTTTGAAAAACTAAACAAAATTAAAATTGAAGACATTGATATGCCAAACAAAAAATTATTCTATTGGGATTTTGGAGATTCTCAATCAAAATCTGTAGAGATGGATCCTGAAAGTCAATATTTTAAACAATTAACCAATACTGTTCAGGGTGAACCCCTTACAACATTTTTGACTAAACGATTTCAAAGAATAGGTCCAACTACTGCACTAAAATTTGCAGAATTTTCAGGATTTAAACCTGAAAAACGAATGGGAACAATGACCAATCAAGAATTAGTTAATCTTAGTGATTCACTTCAAAAATTTGAAGATTTTCTTGCTCCTGATCCTAGTTGCCTTGCACCTTTAGGAGAAGGACCTTTGGAAAAAGGAATTCAAAAATTCTTTAATCCTGATTTTGCTGCTGTAGTTCAGCGTCCTGCATCTGCATATTCTGGATTTCCTTTCATTATTGAGATGGGGATTGCATATGGTGGTGATATTAAGACTGGTGGACCACATGTGTATCGATATGCAAATAGAATTCCATTACTCTATGATGAAGGAAGTGATGTTGTTCTCAAAGTTGTCAATGACACTGATTGGGGTAGATACAAGATTAAAGGTGATCCTCCATTCATCATTGTATCTCATATTTGTTCTACTAGAATTCCGTATAAAACCGCTGGAAAAGAAAATGTTGCAGATAGACCTGAAATAGAAAGAGAATTGAGATTGGGATTACAATACTTGTCTAGAAAATTAGCAGCATACATGTCCAAACGAGGTCAAGCTGACATGGCAAAAAAGAGAGCAAATCTTTATGCAAAATATATTCCATTGATTGCTGAGTTTTGTACAGAGCTATCTGGTAAGAAAAAAGAACCTGATTATAAGAAAGTATTAGAAATTGAAAGTATAGATGAAACTAAAAAACCCGTAGAGGAGGAAAATAAAGTTGAAAACAAATAA
- a CDS encoding DUF424 domain-containing protein: MKFSVRVTEYQKNMMLNICDAELLGKKITQDELNMHISESYYGERFVEKEEAQDLLKQSSIINMVGKETISLSIELGVGSENGIKTISGIPFLIVFNM, from the coding sequence ATGAAGTTTTCAGTACGTGTAACTGAATATCAAAAAAATATGATGCTAAATATTTGTGATGCTGAATTATTAGGTAAAAAAATCACTCAAGATGAATTAAACATGCATATCAGTGAGAGCTATTATGGTGAAAGATTTGTTGAGAAAGAAGAAGCACAAGATTTACTAAAACAGTCGTCAATCATTAATATGGTTGGGAAGGAAACCATTTCATTATCCATTGAACTTGGAGTAGGGTCTGAAAATGGAATTAAAACAATTTCAGGTATTCCATTTCTAATTGTTTTTAATATGTAA
- the uppS gene encoding polyprenyl diphosphate synthase: MYGKRLEKEIQNGDIPNHVALILDGNRRWAKRHLTMPKKGHWKGADAVENLLDWCEEFDIKIVTLYALSAENLNRKDDELEYLYELIRMRLEKLYNDPRIHRCKMRVKGIGRIELLPDSIKDILQKLDDATKNYDNHFLNIALAYGGQYELLDAVKKIGEKIKDGSIKVEDINKKEIESNLYTSHLPQSSPDMILRTSGEQRLSGFLMWQSAYSELVFMDIFWPEFRKIDLMRAIRTYQERKRRLGK; encoded by the coding sequence ATATACGGTAAAAGATTAGAAAAAGAAATTCAGAATGGAGACATTCCAAATCATGTTGCCTTAATTTTAGATGGTAATAGAAGATGGGCTAAAAGGCACCTAACAATGCCAAAAAAAGGACATTGGAAAGGAGCAGATGCAGTTGAAAATCTTCTTGACTGGTGTGAGGAATTTGACATCAAGATTGTAACACTATATGCATTATCAGCAGAGAATTTGAATAGAAAAGACGATGAACTAGAATATCTTTATGAATTAATTCGTATGAGATTAGAAAAATTATACAATGATCCTAGAATTCATCGATGTAAAATGAGAGTCAAGGGAATTGGTAGAATTGAACTGCTTCCAGATTCTATCAAAGATATTCTACAAAAATTAGATGATGCTACAAAAAATTATGACAATCATTTTCTAAACATTGCATTAGCATATGGTGGACAATACGAATTATTAGATGCAGTTAAAAAAATAGGAGAAAAAATCAAAGATGGTTCAATAAAGGTGGAGGATATTAACAAAAAAGAAATTGAATCAAATCTATATACATCACATTTACCACAATCATCTCCAGATATGATACTAAGAACATCTGGTGAACAAAGATTGAGTGGATTCCTTATGTGGCAAAGTGCATACAGCGAATTAGTGTTTATGGATATTTTTTGGCCAGAGTTTAGAAAAATTGATTTGATGAGAGCCATCAGAACATATCAAGAAAGGAAGAGGCGGTTAGGAAAATGA
- a CDS encoding translation initiation factor IF-2, translated as MTKAEYEGLLKRIQDKLGDNDEDSSTRFELPVVDVMWEGQKTFLRNFSEFPKVLRRDPDKVLQYLSKEFAVPAERLGDKAMFVGRRAPDDFTRLFQIYVKDYLECPTCKSPDTKILKENRISFLICEACGAKSTLKGKYA; from the coding sequence GTGACTAAAGCAGAATATGAGGGTCTACTGAAACGTATTCAAGATAAACTTGGAGATAATGATGAAGACTCATCAACTAGATTTGAGCTTCCTGTTGTAGATGTAATGTGGGAAGGACAAAAAACTTTTCTACGTAATTTTTCAGAATTCCCAAAAGTTCTTCGTAGGGATCCTGATAAAGTCCTCCAGTATCTATCTAAAGAATTTGCAGTTCCTGCAGAAAGACTAGGTGATAAAGCAATGTTTGTAGGTAGAAGAGCTCCTGATGATTTCACAAGATTATTTCAAATTTATGTAAAAGATTACCTTGAATGTCCAACATGTAAAAGCCCTGATACTAAAATCCTTAAAGAAAATCGTATCTCATTTTTAATTTGCGAAGCATGTGGTGCAAAATCTACTTTAAAGGGTAAATATGCGTAA
- a CDS encoding orotidine 5'-phosphate decarboxylase, with product MATFKTRLSKIAKTNGKVILANDYDGTIKNLESKTIQNIQKLHPYLCGIKLNFHLLLPLGAKEILKINKTAHRYGLQTIADIKLNDIGNTNRVTTEHLWNLGFDAVIANPIMGLDSLKNLVKSSHKNQKGVITLCHMSAPEAKLSYDMEIKMGKKQQLYQLFLNWAVTSKVDGIVVGATFPKIIQYCSKKAGKKLDIFSPGVGTQGGSANQVISSGTDYLIVGRTILNSKNPVSVAKELQLQSFGK from the coding sequence ATGGCCACCTTCAAAACTAGACTTTCCAAGATCGCAAAAACCAATGGAAAAGTAATTCTTGCAAATGATTATGATGGAACTATAAAGAATTTAGAATCTAAAACCATTCAAAATATTCAAAAATTACACCCATATTTATGCGGAATCAAGTTAAATTTCCACTTACTTTTACCTCTTGGAGCTAAAGAGATTCTCAAAATCAATAAAACAGCTCATAGATATGGTTTACAAACAATTGCTGATATCAAACTAAATGATATTGGAAATACAAATCGTGTTACAACTGAACATCTTTGGAATTTAGGATTTGACGCTGTAATTGCCAACCCAATAATGGGTCTTGATAGTTTAAAAAATCTAGTTAAATCATCTCACAAAAATCAAAAGGGTGTTATCACTTTATGCCACATGAGTGCTCCTGAAGCAAAATTATCTTATGATATGGAGATCAAAATGGGAAAGAAACAACAACTTTACCAATTATTTTTGAATTGGGCTGTGACTTCAAAGGTTGATGGGATTGTGGTTGGAGCTACTTTTCCAAAAATTATACAATATTGCTCAAAAAAAGCTGGAAAAAAATTAGACATATTTTCTCCTGGAGTTGGTACTCAAGGCGGTAGTGCAAACCAAGTAATTTCATCTGGAACTGATTATTTGATTGTGGGTAGGACTATCCTAAACTCTAAAAACCCTGTAAGTGTTGCAAAAGAATTACAACTACAAAGTTTTGGAAAGTAG
- a CDS encoding bis(5'-nucleosyl)-tetraphosphatase has product MIEETSAGIVIFRKEDSKKLFLLLHYPSGHWDFVKGKMEKDETTHQTAIRETKEETGITDILFVENFEEWIEYNFQYQGELIHKKVVFFLAETKTKDVEISHEHQNFAWMDYNTAMEKTTFDNAKTVLTKAQMLLSKTL; this is encoded by the coding sequence ATGATTGAAGAGACATCAGCAGGAATTGTAATATTTAGAAAAGAAGATTCAAAAAAATTATTTTTATTATTACATTATCCATCTGGACATTGGGATTTTGTAAAAGGGAAAATGGAGAAAGACGAAACAACGCATCAAACAGCAATAAGGGAAACAAAAGAAGAAACAGGAATAACGGATATTTTATTTGTAGAAAATTTTGAAGAATGGATTGAATATAATTTTCAATATCAGGGGGAATTAATTCATAAAAAAGTTGTATTTTTCTTGGCAGAAACTAAAACTAAAGATGTGGAAATTTCTCACGAGCATCAAAACTTCGCATGGATGGATTATAACACAGCCATGGAAAAAACAACATTTGATAACGCGAAAACAGTATTAACAAAAGCCCAAATGCTACTTTCCAAAACTTTGTAG
- a CDS encoding DUF5679 domain-containing protein produces the protein MVQAYCVKCRAKRDIKDPKETKLKNGRPAVKGTCPTCGTNVFRIGAMPKE, from the coding sequence ATGGTTCAAGCATATTGCGTAAAATGCAGAGCAAAAAGGGATATCAAAGATCCCAAAGAAACTAAACTAAAGAATGGACGTCCTGCTGTAAAAGGTACATGTCCTACTTGTGGAACTAATGTATTCCGTATTGGTGCAATGCCAAAAGAATAA
- a CDS encoding KH domain-containing protein has protein sequence MSFEKLIRIPNDRIAVLIGKAGSVKTKIETTCNVSLDIDGETGEVFIKTQGDVEKIQPFKAMEIVTAIGRGFSPENALTLLQGENALHVIDLREFTGKSNANVERIKGRIIGEGGRARRNMENLSGTHISVYGKTVSIIGDSSKLRLAVDAISSISSGSMHGAVYTKLEAANRRDKQEKMKLWEDQDVFD, from the coding sequence ATGAGTTTTGAAAAACTAATTCGTATTCCAAATGATAGAATAGCCGTTCTAATTGGAAAAGCAGGTAGTGTAAAAACAAAAATTGAAACTACTTGCAATGTATCTTTAGACATTGATGGTGAAACTGGAGAAGTTTTCATAAAAACTCAAGGTGATGTTGAAAAAATTCAACCATTCAAAGCAATGGAAATTGTTACAGCTATTGGTAGGGGTTTCTCACCTGAAAATGCTTTGACTTTACTACAAGGTGAAAATGCATTACATGTAATTGATCTAAGAGAATTTACTGGAAAATCTAATGCAAATGTTGAAAGGATAAAAGGGAGGATCATTGGAGAAGGTGGTAGAGCTAGACGAAACATGGAAAATCTTAGTGGTACTCATATCTCAGTTTATGGAAAAACTGTTTCAATTATTGGTGATTCAAGTAAATTACGATTAGCAGTAGATGCCATATCTTCTATTTCAAGTGGAAGTATGCATGGAGCTGTATACACTAAGTTGGAAGCTGCCAACCGCAGAGATAAACAAGAAAAAATGAAATTATGGGAAGATCAAGATGTCTTTGATTAA
- a CDS encoding DUF373 family protein, with translation MSQQSDKVEKDVNASSANRLLVICIDRDNDVGEKAGISTPVIGRDACIEAAQRLALEDPEDADSNSIFAAIKTYEDLISKGYQVEVITVAGVKDRGVQADEKILSETRKVLENFAANGAVIVSDGEDDESVIPVIQNVLPVVSVQRVVMKVSRSVEYSYAVFGKYLKMLAYDSKYSKFFLGVPGILLLIGGIATAFGYTAEIFAVLVSILGGAFLIRAFDIDRALSNWSKPTPMGFIRMFTMVAGILLMLSSIPAGISAVDLELIEADTQIISKITDKMIIGQFVAGALPILWIGLGAIFAGTLLSNWIGGIPRQISDSLRIIVLIALYPTVAQFTNIMIYDESSFTLIPPLLGGLAATLVSATILFKKYRKHKEQEMISD, from the coding sequence ATGTCTCAGCAATCAGATAAGGTTGAAAAAGATGTCAATGCATCTTCAGCCAACAGATTACTTGTAATTTGTATAGATAGAGATAACGATGTAGGAGAAAAAGCAGGTATTTCTACTCCAGTCATAGGTAGAGATGCATGTATAGAAGCAGCTCAAAGATTAGCATTAGAAGATCCTGAAGATGCAGATTCAAATTCAATTTTTGCTGCTATCAAAACATATGAAGATTTAATCAGTAAAGGGTATCAAGTTGAAGTAATAACTGTTGCAGGAGTAAAAGATAGAGGAGTTCAAGCAGATGAAAAAATCCTTTCTGAGACAAGAAAAGTTTTAGAAAATTTTGCTGCAAATGGTGCAGTAATTGTTTCTGATGGTGAAGATGACGAGAGTGTAATTCCAGTAATTCAAAATGTACTACCAGTTGTATCTGTTCAACGTGTGGTTATGAAAGTAAGTAGAAGTGTAGAATATTCTTATGCAGTTTTTGGAAAATATCTAAAAATGCTTGCTTATGATTCAAAATATTCAAAATTCTTTTTAGGAGTTCCAGGAATTCTTTTGTTAATTGGTGGAATTGCAACTGCATTTGGCTATACTGCAGAAATCTTTGCAGTTCTTGTAAGTATTTTGGGAGGTGCGTTTTTAATCAGAGCATTTGATATTGATAGAGCGTTATCAAATTGGTCTAAACCAACTCCGATGGGTTTTATCAGAATGTTTACAATGGTTGCTGGAATACTATTGATGCTTTCATCAATTCCTGCAGGGATAAGTGCTGTTGATTTAGAGTTAATTGAAGCAGATACACAAATTATTTCAAAGATTACAGACAAGATGATCATTGGACAATTTGTTGCCGGAGCACTTCCAATTTTATGGATTGGTCTTGGAGCAATTTTTGCTGGAACTTTGCTTAGTAATTGGATTGGGGGAATTCCAAGGCAAATTAGTGATAGTTTGCGAATCATTGTTCTAATTGCATTGTATCCTACAGTAGCCCAATTTACCAACATTATGATTTATGATGAGAGTTCATTTACTCTGATCCCACCTTTGTTGGGAGGGTTGGCAGCAACTTTGGTATCAGCCACAATTCTCTTTAAAAAATATAGAAAGCATAAAGAACAAGAGATGATTTCAGACTAA
- a CDS encoding site-specific integrase: MEIHPDEITKSKNNPLELFYSSMRAEATRVDYDRKLRKVLCEFFKPILKGDPELVKRTESEYQTKKRGVKRKFSDADFEVRAAEFVKRAKEDTDWAENVLMKLGEKFKERANLPKTDPNYINPVSLKNYFVPVQKLLEMNRVNLAWKMIRSTFPEIDGKDDTREYTYDEIRKMLNHCKVMDKVLVLLAASSGIRAGAFTFQWKHVIPIYLHNERYVWEEQDVTESVTQNAPIVAAMIRIYANSNSEYIAFTTPECWNAIQGYRQQWIQEIRHEPKPDDPFFKKSGPFVRVLSEMGLRKRLERILKESGIRPPLPTGVRRHKVPAFNGFRRFFNKANKKSLSNNSLLASLIFKETMMGHGGLIQLDKNYFKSHIYELIEEYVDAVPNLTISTELRLQAENNKLSEEKSELEEKLEVDNKQLREDNADIREKFQEFKKETSVIIDWIQKQKDDKE; this comes from the coding sequence ATGGAAATACATCCTGATGAAATCACAAAATCAAAGAACAATCCATTGGAATTATTCTACTCTTCAATGAGGGCTGAGGCTACAAGAGTCGATTATGATAGAAAATTGCGCAAGGTTCTCTGTGAGTTCTTCAAACCCATCCTAAAAGGTGATCCAGAATTAGTCAAAAGAACAGAATCTGAATATCAAACCAAGAAAAGAGGTGTCAAACGAAAGTTTTCAGACGCTGATTTTGAAGTACGTGCTGCAGAGTTTGTCAAAAGAGCAAAAGAAGACACTGATTGGGCAGAAAATGTTTTGATGAAGCTTGGTGAAAAGTTCAAGGAACGTGCAAATTTACCAAAGACTGATCCTAATTACATTAATCCTGTATCTCTAAAGAACTACTTTGTCCCAGTCCAGAAATTACTTGAAATGAATCGTGTAAATCTTGCATGGAAGATGATTCGCTCAACATTTCCTGAAATAGATGGTAAGGATGACACCAGAGAATACACCTATGATGAGATCAGAAAGATGTTAAACCATTGCAAAGTTATGGATAAGGTTCTAGTATTACTTGCAGCATCATCTGGAATCAGAGCAGGTGCCTTTACATTCCAATGGAAACATGTCATTCCAATCTATCTTCATAATGAGAGATATGTTTGGGAAGAACAAGATGTTACTGAATCCGTTACTCAAAATGCACCAATAGTTGCTGCAATGATTAGAATTTATGCTAATTCCAATTCTGAATACATTGCATTTACAACACCTGAATGCTGGAATGCCATACAAGGATATAGACAGCAATGGATTCAAGAAATAAGACATGAACCAAAGCCTGATGATCCTTTCTTTAAGAAAAGCGGACCTTTTGTCAGAGTACTATCTGAGATGGGATTACGAAAAAGACTAGAGAGAATACTAAAGGAATCAGGTATTCGTCCACCATTACCTACTGGAGTGAGACGACATAAGGTTCCTGCATTTAATGGATTTAGAAGGTTCTTCAACAAGGCAAACAAGAAATCACTATCAAACAATTCCCTTTTGGCATCTTTAATTTTCAAGGAAACTATGATGGGACATGGCGGATTAATCCAACTAGACAAGAACTATTTCAAATCCCATATCTACGAGTTAATTGAAGAATACGTTGATGCAGTACCCAACTTGACCATATCTACAGAATTAAGGCTACAAGCAGAAAACAACAAGCTTTCAGAGGAAAAATCAGAACTAGAAGAAAAACTTGAAGTAGATAACAAGCAATTACGAGAAGACAATGCTGACATTAGAGAGAAATTCCAAGAGTTCAAGAAAGAGACTAGTGTGATAATAGATTGGATTCAAAAACAAAAGGACGACAAAGAATAA
- a CDS encoding serine protein kinase RIO, whose product MSDDLLFDDLSRKIESKIDKKLIFKSKRGGLKDGFKKGKVINEVLDKPTVMTLYKMIKDHIISYVNGAISAGKESVLFWGVDNDDVDVALKIYLISTSNFKKREPYILGDPRFSHIKKGTKNLVHLWAKKEFRNLTQCYEAGIPVPRPLHLTKNVLVMEFIGQGGAPSKSLLTSEVNEGDYIQAITIVKDLYNKAKLVHGDFSEYNIFKTDNGLIVFDLGSGVDLRHPNAQEFLKRDINNITKFFHKRGISVEDPDEIFEEIVK is encoded by the coding sequence ATGTCTGACGATTTACTTTTTGATGATTTAAGTAGAAAGATAGAATCAAAAATTGATAAAAAATTAATTTTCAAATCAAAACGTGGAGGTTTGAAAGATGGATTCAAAAAAGGCAAAGTCATCAATGAAGTTTTGGATAAACCTACTGTCATGACTTTGTATAAAATGATAAAAGATCATATTATTTCATATGTTAATGGGGCAATTAGTGCTGGAAAAGAATCTGTACTTTTTTGGGGTGTTGATAACGACGATGTTGATGTGGCCCTTAAAATTTATCTAATTAGTACCTCTAATTTCAAAAAGAGGGAACCCTATATCTTAGGTGATCCTAGATTCTCTCATATCAAAAAAGGTACAAAAAATTTAGTTCATCTATGGGCCAAAAAAGAATTTCGTAACCTAACTCAATGTTATGAGGCTGGAATCCCTGTTCCCAGACCGCTTCATCTTACAAAAAATGTTCTTGTTATGGAGTTTATTGGTCAAGGCGGAGCTCCTTCAAAATCATTACTAACATCAGAAGTAAACGAAGGTGATTATATTCAAGCAATTACTATCGTCAAGGATCTTTACAATAAAGCAAAATTGGTACATGGTGATTTTTCTGAATATAATATTTTTAAAACAGATAATGGATTGATAGTTTTTGATTTAGGATCTGGAGTTGATCTGAGACATCCTAATGCTCAAGAATTTCTTAAAAGAGATATTAATAACATTACAAAATTCTTTCATAAAAGAGGAATTTCTGTTGAAGATCCAGATGAAATATTTGAGGAAATAGTAAAATGA
- a CDS encoding DNA topoisomerase IV subunit A — MKTNKEKTKIKERSKKADAKQKNILEMLKSHGAKIYDDLDNGQFPKFSIPSRSVSNIVYDKKLRQYILGSNSAIRSSRNSSQLRSFTQLMWLAFFANRLTKEKKSSTLRDVYYSSQAFAIEFEDQSESDNIIVDLEAVTSKPREDFHIFPEERSSIFGDLNIEYTIPGYEGKTMNLSNHPDGYSIGPSLTTAELVDTSAEIVIAIEKGGLFTRFVEEQVDKKFKSIIINTGGQAPRSTRTLLKRLHEEMNLPVIVLTDGDVYGEHIAMVIKSGSANAAHLRELTVPDAKWVGVWATDIEKYKLPTIPMTESDIKRCYDLQKDPRYEDGIWKKELDVFLRLKRKAELEAFSKYGLTNITEKYLPQKLELAKSL, encoded by the coding sequence TTGAAAACAAATAAAGAAAAAACTAAGATTAAAGAACGAAGCAAAAAAGCTGATGCAAAACAAAAGAACATTCTTGAGATGCTTAAAAGTCATGGTGCAAAAATATATGATGATTTAGATAATGGACAATTTCCAAAATTCTCTATTCCAAGTAGATCTGTGAGTAACATTGTTTATGATAAAAAATTAAGACAATACATTCTAGGAAGTAATTCAGCTATTAGAAGTTCTAGGAACTCCTCTCAGTTACGATCTTTTACACAATTGATGTGGCTTGCATTCTTTGCAAATAGACTTACTAAAGAAAAAAAATCATCTACCTTAAGAGATGTCTATTACTCATCTCAAGCTTTCGCAATTGAATTTGAAGATCAGTCAGAATCTGATAACATTATTGTTGATTTAGAAGCAGTAACTTCAAAACCACGAGAAGATTTTCACATCTTTCCAGAGGAAAGAAGCTCCATCTTTGGTGATTTGAATATTGAATATACTATTCCTGGATATGAAGGAAAAACTATGAACTTATCAAACCACCCTGATGGATATTCAATTGGTCCTAGTTTGACTACTGCAGAATTAGTGGATACTAGTGCTGAAATTGTAATTGCAATTGAAAAAGGTGGTCTCTTTACTAGATTTGTTGAAGAACAAGTTGATAAAAAATTCAAATCCATTATAATTAACACTGGTGGTCAAGCTCCCCGTTCAACTAGAACTTTGCTAAAAAGACTTCATGAAGAAATGAACTTACCTGTAATTGTACTTACAGATGGTGATGTGTATGGGGAACATATTGCAATGGTCATTAAATCTGGTTCTGCAAATGCAGCACATCTAAGAGAGCTAACTGTTCCTGATGCTAAATGGGTTGGTGTTTGGGCTACTGATATTGAAAAATACAAATTACCAACAATTCCTATGACTGAATCTGACATTAAACGATGTTATGATTTGCAAAAAGATCCTAGATATGAAGATGGAATTTGGAAAAAAGAACTTGATGTCTTTTTAAGACTAAAACGAAAAGCAGAATTAGAAGCTTTCTCAAAATACGGTCTTACCAATATTACTGAAAAATATCTGCCACAAAAATTAGAATTAGCAAAAAGTCTATAG
- a CDS encoding Hsp20/alpha crystallin family protein yields MASYKGAYSNEQSLNFVIPIIVILFLGIIYIMTQRADSGFVSFILIGAAALTMFYWVKVLKRMTKDQKPLYTQAREQETKNWVYDLIKGEGEFVFVAEVPGPEDKIAVRLVDGILYIRGTAGFSKEVPIEGANDMQIFDFKYRNGVLTLRIK; encoded by the coding sequence TTGGCAAGCTATAAGGGAGCATATTCAAATGAACAATCATTAAATTTTGTTATTCCAATTATTGTGATTTTATTTTTGGGAATTATCTACATCATGACACAAAGAGCAGATTCAGGTTTTGTAAGTTTCATCCTAATTGGTGCTGCTGCTTTAACAATGTTTTATTGGGTTAAAGTACTAAAGAGAATGACAAAGGATCAAAAACCACTTTACACTCAAGCAAGAGAACAAGAAACAAAGAATTGGGTATATGATTTGATAAAAGGAGAAGGAGAATTTGTTTTTGTTGCAGAAGTACCAGGTCCAGAAGATAAAATTGCTGTAAGATTAGTAGATGGAATTCTATATATTCGCGGAACTGCAGGATTCTCAAAAGAAGTTCCAATTGAAGGAGCAAACGACATGCAGATATTTGATTTCAAATATAGAAATGGTGTGTTAACACTTCGAATAAAATAG